CCCTGCGGACACCGCGTAGAACTCCGCGCGTAGTGTTCCGAGCTAGTGTTGCGGGGTGATCCGGTGCTTAATCGCAAGAAGGGAGGTCGACGACCATGGCAATCCATGTAGGCATCAATGGCTTCGGTCGAATCGGGCGTCTGGTCTTCCAGGCGCTCTGTGACCAGGGACGCCTTGGCAAGGACATACGCGTCCTCGGTGTCGTCGACGTCAGTACCGACGCCGACTACTTCGCGTACCAGATGAAGTACGACTCGGTCCACGGCCGCTTCAAGCATCCCGTCGCCACCACGAAGAGTAGTCCATCCGTCGAGGCTAACGACGTCCTCGTCGTCGGCGGTGAGGAGGTGCAGTGCATCTTGGCGGCGAAGGAACCCAGCCAGCTGCCCTGGAAGGCGCTGCAGGTCGACTACGTTATCGAGTCGACGGGCCTGTTCACCGATGCCGCGAAGGCCAAGGGCCATCTGGCAGCGGGAGCGAAGAAGGTCATCATCTCGGCGCCCGGCAAAGGCGACGTCAAGACGCTGGTGATGGGTGTCAACGAGGGCGAGTACGAC
This genomic stretch from Terriglobales bacterium harbors:
- a CDS encoding glyceraldehyde 3-phosphate dehydrogenase NAD-binding domain-containing protein encodes the protein MAIHVGINGFGRIGRLVFQALCDQGRLGKDIRVLGVVDVSTDADYFAYQMKYDSVHGRFKHPVATTKSSPSVEANDVLVVGGEEVQCILAAKEPSQLPWKALQVDYVIESTGLFTDAAKAKGHLAAGAKKVIISAPGKGDVKTLVMGVNEGEYD